In Pempheris klunzingeri isolate RE-2024b chromosome 5, fPemKlu1.hap1, whole genome shotgun sequence, the DNA window TTCCTCTAGTGCCCAAAGGCTTTGGTTTCCCGGAAAACTAAAACCAGAGCCAACTAATGGACAGCTGACAGCGACCAGCGTCATGTGTCTTACATATCTCTCTCTTagcgtctcctcctcctctgacattTGTTTAACAGAGGGTAAATGATGAGAAATGAACTGAGCTGAGGTTTGAGCCGCCAATCTTTCGATTAATGGACCATAATataaactgaattaaaaatggGTTTAATAAAATAATCCTCCAGTGTTTGCAAGTTCtccctgtgcatgtgtgggttctctccgcACAAACCTGCACAATCAAAACAGGAAAGTTGAAAATGAgaacagaaaaagcaaaagcGGAGGaaaaaatggaggaggaggaggaggtgcttGTGCACAGATGTTTGTTGTTATCTGAGTGGACCCCATTCAAATTCCATtgctcacatactgtacattacgGGGTCAAGTATATCTTGTAGCGCCGctttctctcctcccactctctcaGTGTATTGGTGACATACAGAGCACATGTTCAACACGAGTGCACTTTTCCTCTGGGACTTCAGAAGACTGCCGTCACGGAGCAACAAAACGGTTTCTTTTTAGGGAAGCAGAGCTTTTTATGAATCTGCACCAGCTGTGTGACGCTaaccacagacagactggatgagaCTTGGTAGAGCCTTTACCATTACGGCTTAGGCattatgtctctctccctctctatccaCTATCTCTAGCCAATAAAGCTGTAAAAGCCAAAAaataaccttaaaaaaaaagaaaagcagtacTGGACTAGATTTAAAGAACAAGGCCTAAATTGGCCTGGTGTACAGGTGTGTGACTGCGGTATGATACCCTCTATTTTAAAATGAGAACCACTATAATGGTTTGACACTCCACAGACATTGTCCACGATCTCTACGCGACAAGGTGAGTCAGCCAAGACGACCCAACAGTGTCCacagccttcagcatctcaggaTGAATCTGCTCCACACTTGGCGCCTTGCCACTCAGAAGCGTCTTAACTACGTTAGGATAGCAGGGATGTGGCTCAGCACATGAAATCAGctcaataaatgtttttgtgcttatgtgtcacagctttaaGGTGACAGTCTACAGCTCTTGTGCTCATTATCTCTTTTTCCATCCATCAGTAAGAGTCTTGTTTGATGTGGCGCCTCATCACCCCTGAATTACCAGACAGCAAACAAGCTATCAGTGCAGTTAACATAAGAGCTGTGTCTTTGCATGTGACTCCATCTGTTTACACCAAAGAGGTGTCACAGTCCACAGAGGGAGGCCTTGGTAACACGAATGAGATACACCTGCCTGGAGCAGCATGAGCAAGGCTACACATCACAAAGTAAATACCAGCCACTGTTGTGATACATCAGTAGCTTAAGAATTTGCTGTGCTTTCACAGTCCTCAAAAACAAGCTAAATTCTCAAGAGAGAGCAGCCAAGAAGTGGCTGCAGATTGCACAGTGATAATGAAAGGTTACTTAGCATGTCACTTAGCATGTCATTGTATGAACTTGCAGCACATACGAGAGGCTGGTCTAGCACCATCAGTGACAACTGGGACCGTGACAACAGCCTACAGCAAAAAATACAAGGGAGTTTGCCATTGTCACTGCCATGTGCTGACTTTCATCTTTATGAAAACAAAACCCTGGGGACAACATTTGAGTCTCAAAGAAATGCATCAAAACCTACATTTGATTTCAACAGTCTTAGTCAGCAGGCACTGATTCCTGTGGAGAGGGGAACCAATGTCACTGAATGCTATATACATACAGAGTCAGAATTtaacagggaggggggggcttgAGGAAAAAATGCCATCAGAGTGAAACTGATCAAAGCACCCCCCATCAGAAGTTTTTGCATTTCACTCTGTtgccattttctgttgatttcagaatcagaatctaTTGCAAACTAAGTTTTCACGTTACAAGGAAGAAGCCTTGTTATAATGGTGCATAATCAAGACACATGAAGATACAAGAGAGATATAAAATAGGGGTAATTACAATACATAACAACAATAATGctaatcataataatcataacatCATAATATAAAGAAAGTGGAGGGGAAGGAAAGAACTAATtatgataaatacattttagaattaaaaattcccaaataaacttaatttcattcatcaactatgtgtgtgcacactgatcCTGGATCAGAGATACTTTGAGGTTCTTGAACTTAGAGAAGATGAGATTTGCTGTCCACTGGTCTAATGACAGATTCCTTAAAGTGCGGCAGCCTTCGACCACAAACTTGGTCAACCTGTTGTAAACATATCTTCTGTTAAATCAGTTCAAAGTGTGACTGTAACCCTAACTTTTGTTAGTGTTGTTTACTTTATCATCCCTTGGTCAttattgtctttttgttgtattttttactgtgttcttattaatattattattttcttatctttttGCAAACATGAATATGTTGACTATCAAATTATTGATACTGTGTACTGAAAACCAAATAACTTttgttctcttctctttttaaCCTTGTTGCATTTATAATTGTAATATGGTTTTGttacagacatgttttttttttttcaaatttacaTATTTGTTGTTGGGGAGTGGAAGTAACAATTCTCTTTTTGCTTGTTATAAGCTGCTATGcaattattatatattctgCTATAGATGAGACAGAGTTGGTTAGATTAGATTGTTCTTTGGTGTTCTGGCTCCACCCACTGTCTCATATGTGAACTACATGCACACTATCACAATATTCAGATTGTTTGGACTGAGACTCATCAGAGAACTGTCGGCTGGTACAAGAAGAAGATAACCAACATGTAGAAGGATTGAAGAAATTACTCTGTCGTGCGGGCCAAACAATACTTTATTGGCATGTTGGAGCGTTCAAAGACAAACATCAGTGTGACTGATGTGACCAGTCAATGGTCACGTGTTAATCATTTGGAGAACAGGCGATGTCATTCTGCCTGGAGGAGTGTTTGTCCAAAGGAAATATTATAAACATCTAATACAGCATCAGAAATGTTACAAATTAGTGGacgcaataaaaaaaactgagtaACAATTAAAAGAGCAACAGTTCAAGTTGGTCCGTAACACCAGTCTGGCTTCCCTTCAGTACCATTTACTCTGGTCTGCTTCCTTTGATCTAAGATACAGTAAAATACCTCATAATAACGGTCTTTGGTGCACATACAGTGGATACAAAAAAGTCTACACTCtctttatttgcatgtttccatGCAATTTGTAAAAAACCATTTAAGGCATTTACAGAAATGTAGAAAGAACTGGTTGTGGTTTCACATgagacattaaacacatttgacTATCTTTTTGACAATTACGGAGCGTTCCAAAAGATTCTCTCCTGATTTTCATTTGGGCGGATAGAGACGTGTGCAGAGTTACAAATTCAAGGGATCTTAtgctttcatttgaaatataCTGCATGAAATGAGTACCCAAATAATTGTGTTTGACGTAAAGCCTAATGAGGGGAGCGTTTTACAAGAGGTGAAAGGTGTAAACAGTCTTTGTTTCCACTGTATTTCCTTACAATTGCAGTGTAAAAGGCAGCATGCAGTCATCTTGTCGTCGTCTTGTTTGTGCTGTACACTTGGAGTAATTTACTACACTGTGTCAGTAGCATTGGGTCTGAAAGCTGTCATGTACTGAAAGCTGTTACTAAACACTTGGCCAGGGTTTGTATTTATCTTAGTGAGGTCAATCAGTGCCACATTCTTaagaataaaagcatttttatcaATGAACTTAACGTAAAATGACTACCTACCTCTCCACAGTTGTTCTGTAGAAAGAACCGTGTTTATACTGTGCAAAGCATAGTAACCATAACAGTGAATATTGTTTTAGTATTGGACCTAAAACACAGGTATTGTAGTGGCTCGGATAGCAAACTGCCTCGAATGATACCCAGCTATGCTGAACACAACTTAATGCAAGATATTGGTATCAAAAGGTCACAATTACGAGGCCTCTGATTTGATCAAATAAGCGACACTGTGACTTAATGAAGCCGGGATGGCAGCTAGTGTTTTAATGTCAGTTTAAGGTGCGCGCTCTGGGGAGCTGGCGTTATCCGCTGAAAACAGATCAGCTTCCTCAACTCTTTTCTCTAAACTGTAACCGTTACTAGTGAGGAGAAATGGCAAAACTACAGACCACTCTCCATGCTGGGAGTCTCCTCCGTTTCTAGTATTTTATGGAGAATCTTTTGGTAGAACGGGGAGAAGACCAGCTTGTTGAAGTTGACGAGGCGACTGAAGCGAACAGCCATCTCCTTCAGCTCCCTGCTGACTGGAGCCAGACCTCCTGGGAGAGACGGAGGAGTCTTATGTTGACTGGACTCCAGGGAAGCCAGGAGGTAGCTCTGAACCCGAGAGTCTGAGCGGAGAGGAAagcagaaaggaggaagaggaggagatgagaggacgTCTCAAATAAATGATCCTACTCCTGAGAGTCATCGTGTGTGCCACTGTTCTTACCCATCAGCTTGCGGACCGTGTTATCTGGCTGGACGATCGCTGAGATTTGTCCCCTCAGAGTGCTCTTTCGGTCAGCTGAGAATGGAGAGTAGCCATGTTGGCTCAGACACTGACTCAGTTCAACACACAGTTTCTCCCCGGCGGTCGCTAAGGCCTCCTGTGCACTGAAAGATCTTAAGATAGGTAATAAGTAAGTTAGTATAGCAAGACAACTTGGCTACAAGTTGAAAAACTGGTGGTAGCattaaattaaagctgcattcattgattttgtttttggcagcagagcaggctgaaaacaaaacactggcATTTTATCACCCTATATGAAAGCATATGGTACATATGTTAGCATATGTTGTCAGTTTACACATCCAGTATATATAGAGCAACATCAACATTCATTTAGTCAGGTCTCCGACCACCTGACAAActtaagtccaatattctctATCTAGTCGACACTACTGACACAAATAGCCTCTTAAGCTACTAAATTCTCACTGAAgcatgttcaccagcttgtcCATAAATCTGTTAGTCAGCAGGGGCCTGCAAACAGCGTTGATTCTGCAGGCCACAAAAACCAAACCATTGAGATAAGAGAATCGAAAAGATCTGCTTTGATGACTCGTGCACATCAACCGATGAAACCGTTAACACTGTGGCCTCCATGTTTTCCTCTGTATGACAGCGCGCTGTCTGTTAcatcattgttattattctttTAGACATGCAGGTTCACACAGTTCACACAGGAATATGATATGGGccacgtttaaaaaaaataacgtgaacagtcaaacagaaaaatcaaGGTGAACGTAGCTTTAAGTGCAGATAACCTGTGCTTTGCCAAAGTCAACTCAAAGTGGTGTCACAGTCAGACTCAGGGAGTCTTAATGGCCATTTTCTGCAGGCCATACATGTgcaattgaaaaaaatatagaaacaaatgtttttttaaatgtatactTGATGGTAAAGAGTGACTAAAAACACGGACCAATAAAGAAAGGGACAACATGCACCAAAGGGTGGCCGGATTCAAAAACAGGACGTCACAGTTACAGTTTGTGTCAGCACGTGGCTGAACAGGTCCGCCATGAGTTAGCTATAAGCGACCATGTCATTTAGACTAATACCAAGGGAGTCAATTTAGGATCATTTAAATCAAAGACTCCATTATTAGTTCATCTTTGGCTAAATTACATTCAGGCCACTCACCCTAATTCTTTATTGATTATTTGCACCATAGTAAGGACTTAAATGTCTTTGACATGGTGGTCTAAAGTGGTCTGAAACCCCTCACCGACCAGGGAGCTTATCCAGTGTAGCTTTAATTAAGCTATGTGTGACAATTACAGCGCTGGTACTCACGGCGTGTGCATGTCTGCAAGCATGACATTGACAGTGTTTTTAAGAGTCTCCATCAGTCCCGGAAGGCCTGAGATAGCCTCCCCTGTGGTAGTGTAGACGATGAGGAGCACGGAGGAGAGCAGGACTAACTGCTCGGCCTCCTGCTGCATCTCCTGGAACCGAAACTGATCCATCAACACCGTCTACAGAGACGGGAAGAAGAGGGAGTGCAGTTTATTGTGGCAGAAAGCAGCACGAGAGAAGTTCAAGGGAAAaaattgatttaataaaaagaTAATTCACCTCTGGGAAGGGTTCTGATGTGTGGTCCCACCTCAGCAGGCGTAGGTAGGCGTGGTTATGGACGTTGAGGGGGAGGAGCGAAGGAGAGTCAGATGAAGCAGCATCAGAACCATCCGCCTTGGCCTCCCTCAGGCATCTCACGGTTTCCTCAAGCCACTTCTCAGTGTAGTCTAAGGCATCTAAAGAGGAACaggtcatttcattttttttcagcttcactGGATGCAGTGGATCCTTGTATTCCTGATCCAAAACATGCCACAACAAAGATGTGGAATATCTATAGGTGACTTGTGGTCCATAATGTTTCACAGCCACATAAAGttccagtcaaaagtttggcCACACCTTCTCGTacaatttttcttctttatttcaaaACTGTCTAGAATGTAGATTAATATAGAACTGATCAAAATGATGGAGGAGTAGACACCTTCTGCTTTAATGACAGCTCTACACACTCTTGGCcttcagcttcatgaggtcgtcgCCATTGTGGAGGCCAGGTAATCtgacgcagcactccatcactctgctTCTTGGTCAATtagcccttacacagcctggaggtgtgtttgggctcattgtcttgctgaaaaacaaatgatggtcccactaagcatAAACCAGATGGGATGACATGTCTCTGCAGAATGTAGAAACCATCTGATCAGCTTTTCTGCATCTCACAAAAACATAGTGGGTGGAACCAAAACTCTCAAATtcagactcatcagaccaaactACAGATTcccactggtctaatgtccattccttgtttCTTGGACAAAACAATTCTCCTCTTGTTATTGTTCTTCCTCAGAAGTGGCCTCTTTGCAGCAGTTCgaccataaaggcctgattcacacagtctcctctggAGAGCTGATGCTGAGGTGTGTCCGCTACTtaaactctgtgaagcatttatatggctctaatctgaggtgctgttaatttgtggtttctgtggctttatcctctgcagcagaggcaaCTCTTGGTGTTCCTCATTAGAACCAGTGCAATCAGAGCGTTTCATGGTTTTTCGCGACTACAGTTGAggttacattcaaagttcttgaaattttccAGATTGACTGGCCTTCATGTCTTAGGAATGATGAAAtgtcgtttctctttacttagctgagtGCTTCTTGCAATAATATAGATTAGAACAGTAGTCGAATGGGGCTGTTCACTGTATggaactgtgtaccaacccaGCTTCTGCTCAGCACAACTGATGACCTTCAGCACATCaaaaaggcaagaaattccacaaattaaccCGTCTCATGTGTTAACTGAAAACCACTCCAGGTGACttcctcatgaagctgactgagagaagaCCAAGAGTGTTCAAAGCCGTCATCAGAGcaaaggtggctactttgaagaatctaaaatatgaaacatattctggcttgtttgttttgtgtcaacaatgtaaaaaataatacaaaataaagaaaaaccattggaggagaaggtgtgtccaaacttttgactggtactgtaagTCACATTGTAGGTTTGGCTCCATCTATGTACGGCAGTCCAATATGTTTTAGCATGAATAATGTATAACAGGACTCCTGTCGTGGGAGAGAGGTTCCTTACTGGGTTGTTTCTCTAGAAAGTCCTGGAACTTGCTCCTTTCGTACTCAACTGACTGCTGCATCAGATGAGGCCTGATGCTGCTCAGGGCAAAGTTAGCCATGTCCATCTTCATCAGGTCCAGCACAGAGAATATCGTCCTGGGAGGGACAGAGACGGAGACGGAAAACAGAGCTATGTGTCATGAACTGTACAGGTTTGAAATTCCAAGTCCAACAGAGCTGAGGTTTCCCGTTCATTACATCTGCATTAGGTTTGGAGACCTGCTTGCTCATCATCCTCTATAATAACATCACTCCAGAACAAGCTGGCTTCTGCGCTGTAATGTCAGGAATTAAATTACACAAtctaaaaataaactaaagcCTGGAACATGCACAACTAATATTATCCCTCTCTTGTCTCTGGACTTACTTGAGCAGAGGCACAATATCTGTGATCTCCTTTAGCTTACTGATGTCCCTGTCTCTGCAGGGGGCGCACAGCGAGCCCATCATCCCAACGATGAACTGGGACAGTCGACTGATGTCAAGTGCTCCattctctgcctgctgctggatTAGAGGCAGGTCCAGAACCTCATCGATTTGGGAGCGCAGACGGCCGTGACCCGGCAGCAGGAAAGACAGCAGAGTCTGCATGAGCAGGAGAACGGAGGATGATTGAGGGCAGGCAGGAAAGGAAAGGGGCTTATctatttccaaaataaaactcaaaccCCTGCCTCACCTCTTTGATCTCAGCCAGCAGCTTGATGGCGTGTCCGTACGTCGGTGGATCCTCCTTCAACTGGGCTTCCAGACAATCCCAGAAAGCTTGGTGCATTATCTCCTTCACCCTTCGCTCCAAACTGTACAGAGGCACAGGAGGGTTACTTCTACAACAAGGAAGAACTCGCTCAAAGGGCAGTCACTGTATCTGATCAAACTCTCACCTCCCTTCAGGAAGCTCTGTCGGTTTGACTTGAAAAGCGTGGTTGACCATAATTTCATGAGCCAAAGCCATGTTGGTGACTCCTTTAGCTGTCTCCATTAGCTCCTCCACGGAGACAAACCTGGGAGGGCTGGCTGTGAGGGGACAGAATCCATCCTAAAATGATTTATTCCAACAAAATCGCAGCGTACTTTCCTCCTAAAGACAGAAACCAGGACTTTCATATtgttgtgaggaaaaaaaacaaacaagctatCCCACTGACTACAAAGTGCATTTGAAGTCATTAACAACCAGAGCACATCATCTCTTACATCCAAGTGGATTTAGTGTGACTGCAGTGAAAGCTGGCACACACCAACttcaaaatgtgttaattcCCCTCAAGTAATCTTGCTGTCAGTATATCCACAAAGCGCCCTGATCGGAATATCTGCTTTACAGCAAAGTTTCTGTTCTTGAGCCTCGAAGATAATCCAGTTTACAACCATGAGCATGAACCAGAGATCACAGATTCACAGATGGCTCTAAGCAAATgttacatttagaaaaacataAAAGCCACAGTTGAAACAATCGGTAAAACTGTAGTGTTTCTTTGCTAATGTTTTAGGCACAGTCAAAAATAAGCATTCAAATTTTTAGGTGCCTGTACTCCGGCTCTGTGGGACAGGTTAGTATAATGATGTGCTGTATTCCAGGGGTCAGCAACCTTTGGCACATGTTGATGTCTGGGAGTACTAGACTTTGATAAATGCTGTGTGACAGACATGTTACATGCCAAAAATCCCATCTGTAAAGTTCATTAAATTTTGGTTTGCCCAGGTATAACAATAACGCGACCACTCTCAAAACCATGGCAACTGCTAAAAATGATGCAATCAAAACTAATAATCACTTTACTGTAAACTGCAGAAAAccagaacaccaacaccacgAACTGCTTTGCTGATAGTCTTCAGTTGTACATAACGCCACACCTGTCCTTAGCTATCGGGCTGGAGTGGGACATGTGAGGATGAGTTCGAATTACAGAAGCTGTGCTGCTTAAGGGTTAAGACAGGCGAGCATGTCGGACAGGGACAGTTTGTTTGCAGACCCCTGAAGGTACGGACTTGTGAGACTGGTGCTTTCCATCCGCTCCACACAAAAggaggtttgtttgtgttcgtGTCTAAGTCCACGCGTCTGTGCTGTTAAAGACCTGCTGAGGAGTTATAGTGTGGACCGGGTGACAGGGAGCAGATTGGAGCCCAACTGAAGCTGAAAACTTGAAGCACATCCAGTTGTAGAATACAGTAGCTTGGATGTCCTGAAAGCACAGGTGTCCAACATGAGTAGCATTCTGTTATTTGGTTATGTGCGTCCAGCAAGAGAGGTCAGGAAAGGACAGAAGTGTCAGAGATCACAGTGACCTGTACAAACCTATTGACTCGCAAGACATGTAGGTTAGGTCAGGtcatatagatagatagatagatagatagatagatagatagatagatagatagatagatagatatcaTAGTCTGAGGTTACTGACTGCCATCCCAGTCCATGGACACCCAAACAAACGCCTTCATCTGAGCAGACCTTTCTCCTGTACTCAAATGAAATCGACACACATTGTCCCgatcatttaaataaatgaaccCGTCTCACCTTGAGGAGTGCTCCCTCTGTGCGGACTCGGAGTATTTGCCCGGACCCTCTTCCTCACCGTCTCCTCAGAAGCCTCCTGCGTCCTCTCCTCCTTTGACTCCTTGTCCCCTCCACCCTCAAGGCGGTCAGCCTCCTTCGGCATGCTGAGGTCTGGGAGAGAACACACGATGACGATGTTCAAAGTTGCAACCTGAAGTTATTCCTAAGGCAGTGAAGTGCTGGGAGCGAGGGAAAGGCCCGCTGGATGCAGCACATGCGACATAGTGGATGTGGAACATGGAACAGCAGGGAtgtttcagtgctgctgcatCACATCACACAGCTGGTTGTGCTGTGATGGGATTTCACTTGACAGTCCAGACCAGAGGAGGGATGCAGGTTTGTTATTGTGATCCACAGATGGTGACATCACCTACactggcagaggaggagggggagggggagggggaggggggggcagaggagcagctgagccAGTGCGATGCTAAGCGGACTGAGGTGGTGAACACGAGGCACACAGAACAAAGCCTCATGGTGCCAAGGCTGCCATCACAGCCCAGCCCGAGGACACGGTACTGACCTGGTACTGACCTGGTACTGACCTGGTACTGACCTGGTAGCCGGCCCAGCAGCCCCGAGCTTGGAGACGAGTTAGCTGTACGGCAGCGGGACACGTCTGTctgccaacaacaacaatgactttaaaaaaaaccagtATGAGACAGTTACTCCTCAGTGCCTGAGACACAGCGGATAGATGTAGAACACAGGTTTAATTCACCACTACCAGACTCTGTGCAGGATTTAAATCAAAGTTAGAAAACTGTATATGATTACCGTCGCAGCCCTCCTCTGAGATGGTGCCGCTAACCAGGAGGCTCTTCCTGTTTTGGGTGGGGCTATAACATGACGTCACCGCCGAGCCCTCTCCCGCACGCACGCCAGACGCAGGGACCCCAAAGTTATGAGAGGCTGCCAGTGGAGGGGAAGTTGTTACGCAGTTCAGTTTACAAAATGACGTAACAAGGAAATTCTTCTTGTGCAGTTTGCAGATGTTACAAAGGATAAAATCTGACAGTTTGTGTGAACTTGTGTCGAGATCAGATTTGATTTTAAGATTATGTCCAATTCACTAAATTAAACTGTGGATTAAGCGTTAATATTGAAACCTCAATTTTAACATTGCACTCAGAAAATCCATTAGTTTCTCAGATATCCACAGAATGTCCAAGAGAAtctggtagaaaaaaaaatgttcacaatATGAAagcattttttgtgtttttctaagACTGCAGCACAAGTAGATTATAGGAACACTCACAGGGGGGTTTGGTGCATCAGGACGCGTCGTATCCACAGACCTTCACCATGGCACCTTTTTGTTGCAGCACATAATGGATTTAGCTcttctttctgttgttgctgcctcTCCTCTACTCTGATCCATCTGTTTTGAATTAACCCTCACATCCATAATATAACACCTGGTCAAGCTTAATCATGGGAATATCATTTATGTTCtaaatgcaaatgtttgatGCAAAAGTCCAAGAAGATAGcaactctttatttattttgttcaataataaagcaaatacacactcacaggtgTAATGACATGCTGGAGGTGTTTTTACCCACACAGT includes these proteins:
- the tcp11l1 gene encoding T-complex protein 11-like protein 1, which codes for MPKEADRLEGGGDKESKEERTQEASEETVRKRVRANTPSPHRGSTPQASPPRFVSVEELMETAKGVTNMALAHEIMVNHAFQVKPTELPEGSLERRVKEIMHQAFWDCLEAQLKEDPPTYGHAIKLLAEIKETLLSFLLPGHGRLRSQIDEVLDLPLIQQQAENGALDISRLSQFIVGMMGSLCAPCRDRDISKLKEITDIVPLLKTIFSVLDLMKMDMANFALSSIRPHLMQQSVEYERSKFQDFLEKQPNALDYTEKWLEETVRCLREAKADGSDAASSDSPSLLPLNVHNHAYLRLLRWDHTSEPFPETVLMDQFRFQEMQQEAEQLVLLSSVLLIVYTTTGEAISGLPGLMETLKNTVNVMLADMHTPSFSAQEALATAGEKLCVELSQCLSQHGYSPFSADRKSTLRGQISAIVQPDNTVRKLMDSRVQSYLLASLESSQHKTPPSLPGGLAPVSRELKEMAVRFSRLVNFNKLVFSPFYQKILHKILETEETPSMESGL